The sequence below is a genomic window from Marmota flaviventris isolate mMarFla1 chromosome 9, mMarFla1.hap1, whole genome shotgun sequence.
GTTTTCTTAGCCAGGCACAAGGACCAATAAGTAAAATGCCTCCCAAACCAATATTCTTTCTAGAAGAAATAATGAGGCTATGCATTAAAACCTTACAGAAACTTTCCTCAGTCTTCTCTGTGTTTAAGAAATTGACTTTAGGAAAGACTCTTTTTCCCACATTCCACCTCTGAGGAGCTGCTGATTTCTCCGTCAGCAGGCATGGGACAATTTTTCAAGGTCCTCACAATATTTAGTATCTTCCTATTTCCTTGTTAATCCTTGACTAAATCCATAGAAATTCTGCATTATATCATATCTCAATGCATGATTCGACTCTACCCTGTTCTGTTAACACTGATTAACATAAGAAATTTGGCAGTGTTTTCTGCTAATTGGTATGAACCATCTTCCTTTGCCTGTCATCTAATCTAATAAATCTTGGTGATGTTAGGCAAGAAACAGGCTATTTTGCATCAGAGGAAGACTGCACTGAGCCTTCATAGATGAGATCCTACTTACAAAaacaccaccatcactaccaccaccaccatatcTCTTACAGACTTCAAGCTGAGGTCCTCAAGAAACTCTTAGAAGCAGATATTTCAGAAGGTGGGACAGTGGGGTAAATGGCTCTGGCTCCTCAGAATTAGCAGCTACAATGCTTCCATTTAAAACTATTGGAACAAAAGTGCCTCCTCTGAAAAGGTCAGTTGCCATTGGTTGTGATGTGTTTAGTCTCTTGGCTATTTTATACCTTTTCTGCTCGTTCAACTGTCTAGATTATGGGTTGGCAACTCTACTAACATGGGACCTTCATGACAGTCTTTCTGAACAGTCAATATTGTCATAGtctttcattcacttattttgaTAATAAGGGACACACTCTTAGAAACTGACtcaagatgaaatagaaaatttgaattcATATATACATCACGGAATTAAAAACTTTTCACAAAGATAAGTCCAGGCCTATCTTGAATTTTATGAGATGTTTCTAGGCAATCTGATACCATTTTCTTTACAAAGCCTCCCAAAAAAACATGAGAAAGGAATACTTTACAACTAGTCTATAAAGCCAGTATTAACCACAAGCAAAACCACAAAGACACCACAAAAAAGAACTATGTGTCAATATTCCTtgtgaatatagatgcaaaaatctttaaaagtgtCAGCAAACTGAATCTCACAATATAACAACAAAGGATTGTGCACTAAACCAGGATGGGGTTTATCTTAGGGATACAAGGTTTATTTaagtcagggggaaaaaaaccaattCATGTAATATGCCCTactaaaagatgaagaaaaagcatttgagtaaattaaaaaattatggtaAAAATATGCAACAAACTGGAAATAGAAGAGAACTTCCTCAACTCGGTAAAGTCCACCTACAGAAACCCTCAGCTGATATCATACTTGGTGGTGAGAGACTGTATGCTTCCCCCTAAATTCAGTAATAAGACAAATATGCCTGCTTTTACAGCTTTGATTCTGGGTTGAGCTAGGTATTCTAACCAGggaataaagacagaaaaagcaGGTAAAACCATCCAGTTTGGAAAGGAATAGGTCCAGCTATTTCTAGATTACATGCTCTTGTGTATAGAAAATTCGAAAGAATCTTCTAAAAAGAACTCTTAGGACTTATAAAGGAGAGCAAGATTTCAGGATGCAGTatcaatacaaaaaaatcaactgtGCTTCTACACCTTAGCAATGAATATTCAGaagacaaaatgaagaaaacaactcCAGCTATAATaacatcaaaatgaataaaatacttgggaatgaaTTTACCAAAAGAACTGCAAGGCTTGTATACTGAAAATGTAAAACATTGGTggaacatatttaaaaactaaatgaaataaagagataTCCCAGATTCATGGTTTATGAAGTACAGCAACTTGTTATGCTAAGATGCTAATAACCCACAAAATTGTCTAAAAATTCAACACAACCTCTTAAAAAATGtcatctgaaattttcttttgacaGAAATTGACAGGATGAGCCTAAAACTCATATAAAAATTTAGGGACCCACAATAGTCAAAAATAATCCTGAGAAGGAAGAATGAAGTTGTAGGACTTGTACTCTGTGTTTTCAGAACTTATTGCAAAGCTACGGGGATAGAGGCTCTGTGGTTCCAACGCAGGGTAGGCTATAGTGATAGAATGGAATTTAGAGCCCAGACATCAGCCCTTACAGTCATGCTCCATTGATATTCATCAATGTGGCTTGGAATAGAATAGGTTAAACAAGTCTTTTTAGCAAATGGTGCTTAGATgacatacagaagaatgaaattgatccCTTtcctcacaccacacacacacacacacacacacacacacacacacaccaactcaAAGGACAAATGGAAGACCTAAACCAataaaaaccttagaagatggtaTAAGAGTACATCTTTGGTCAGGCAATGATGTCTTAGATACAACACAAAACAGCATAAGCAAGAAAAAACCAAATGAGTTGATTCCATGAAGATTAATAACTTGTTGAAAAGATTGAACTTTAATGTATGCAAgtttaaaaaatggtatattttagGTGATTGGGTGATTCTAGAATGCAGATTGGTGACTCTAGAATGTAGACTGTGGCAAAGTCATTTAATTGTATGACAAGCAGATGAAATAAGCTCACTGAAGGGGTGAGGGAGAAAAAGGTGTTTAGCAGAGTTGTGTGGGAAGCTGAAGAAGTCCATTAGCATGAATGTAAAGGTGCTGCTTATCAGCACGGCACTGCGTCCAGCATGGAGATTCCAGTCAACAATTCTGACACCACTCTGCATGTACAGAACATAATCGGAAAAAATAAGTGCACGGCTGGAGGATGGTGGGAGACAGGTTTCCCACTACTGGGAGGTAGTTTCCAAATAACCAGTAGGGGAGGCTAAAATGATCCACATGGTAATGCATCATTATGAACTCATGTCCAGCTCAATATAGATAGTTCTGAGcacattaagaaatatttatagatatgtgaATAAGTTGGGTTAATGCAGAGGTATTTCTTATCTGTCAGCTGAGAGAGTCTACAAAACAATAGTATTTCGGTAAAACAAGCACATCTAGTACCTGATCTTGGCTTCTAGTACCATTTATTGACAGAAGGAATGTGGGCTCCTCTGGATGAATGAGTGCTTCTAAGGCCTTGTGCAGGGAATATACAAGAAGAACCTAGAGAATCTTGTAGTGCCTGAAACTATGGAaatgttagaataaataaatccttTCACAAAACAGGGGAATGTACAAGGATCACAGGATCCAAAGAGTTCTCAGTGGctgaaattttcttaatttgCACAATATTAAATTATAACTCAAAGTATTAAATAAACACTCATACAAGTCCATAATGATATAAATACACAATTGagtgaatacataaataaatgggagAGAAATAGGCAAATCTGTCATTTAGAAAGATTTCAAACAATAAATGTAGACCCTCTGCTCTCAAGGACGTGGTACTTAACCCCCTACTCTTATTGGTGTTTGGACATAGTGATTTCACagtacagaaagagagaaaatagtaACTTGGTATACAAATATGTTCATTTTAGGAAAATTCTTTAAGATCTacatatttcagttttaaaagatgGTAAGATGTTGAGTGCTTCAACATTAGGTGAAGGTGAGCTTTTTAAACTTAAGCATCCAGGTCATTCCCTTGGTATAGAAGTCTGTGAAGCATTACGTGGGTCTGAATTAGCAAACGCCAGAATAGTTTGGGCTTAGTTTGTTTGGCACGTAAAGATGAAACAACACTCTGGAGACTCCAGCTCCCTTACTTTTCCTTCTAGTTACTATCTTctccaagataaaaaaaaaaaatcacctatctTTTGAAAATAACTGGCCTTCTTTACTTGttgctttgaaattttctgtCCTTGTTGTTTACATTATCATTACGTGTCCAGGTGTCCAGAATTCACTAGGCTTCTGGGACTTGTGggttaatcattttattttttattggttccaAAAATATTCCGTcattatttcctctttctctcctctgtctGTAATTCTTGCCTTGCCCCCTTGATGCCCTACCCGAAGTTAAAATCCCAGCTGGAGTGGGAGTGGATAGAGGCTGACAGGGCATTTGATCTATGGCTAAAATTTCCTTATGTACATTATGCAGTTAAGATTTCTCTGCCGTTATGGGACAGGGGACTTTGTTATGTCTTTTTATCCTTGATTGAAGAAGAGTATAGAATTCCATCAAGGGCTGAGTTCAACGTGGAGAAGGTCTCTTCCAGGTATTTCTACCTCGTGTGGACTTCGGGCCttgacttctttctctttccctctgcttGTGCTGGGAATCAGATTCCAGATGGGCAGTGTTGACAAACCAGCGGGAAGACATGGCAGCTTTGGTGCTCTTTAACATACCATGGCTACAGAACTCGCCCTGTGGTTCCAGCTGACTTTTggttttttaatacctttaagatggtttttgtttggttgcttTTTGATTTTAGCATTTTTGTTGATACTAACAGCCCAATCCACCATTACCTGAACCAGTCTCTCTATTTTCTGTTCTCTGCCCTGATGTCTGTGGTTGAAGTGCATCCACCAGCTCAGTATTCTTAGACTCTGCTATGTGAAATATCTAACTTCTCTTAGGACTTCCCTCAAGTAGCTTTTAGTGTCTTCAGCAGTTTTTTTGGGGGTACCATGAGTTGATTCCAGTGCCCCATATATGCTAAATGCTTCACTCCATCATGGACCTACATCTCTGTCCCTCTTCACCATTTTTTGATATGTTGACTACCTTTTTCTCTTCAGGTGGATTCACACCTTTTACATGCTTTTACACTAACTTTAGTAGTATTTTGGGAAGAGCAGAAATAAGTGCCCATTTTCAATCTACCATGCTCTATCAGAAGCCTAAGTTACTAAAGCCAAATCAAAAACTAGAAGAACATTTGGCTTAAAATTCTAATGTACTTCTAGGACTATGAACCGAAACCAAACTGCTGtgcctgtatttttcttttagtatatcACTTTTAGTACATCGCTCACTTGTCTAGATGTTTTACCTCTTTTCCACCTGTGTGAATTCCTAAAGGTGGGTGTTGTGATGTATTCATTGTTCTGTTCCATAATGCGTCATAGAATGTCTTATCAAATATTATGGATTTCCTGAATGTTTATGAGTAAAAGACAAGACATGTGTATCCACAGTATTATCTGGATGGTGCTAATTAGGTGCTAAGAGATCttttttttactctaaaattACAGCATACTTACAACCAAGAGGGCAGTAATTTCACCGCACCGAATGCCTTCTGGAGAATAGCCACAAATGTAGTTTCGATCTAGAAGGAAACCAAATGTGAGGAGAATGATTCCAGCTGCTGCTGCCACTTCGCTAAGAAAATTCATTACCCGGCTCACTCACTTTCGCCTGAAATAGAATCAGAGCATAACACAATGACTTAGGCCCGTCCTGTGCTATAGTCAAAGCAATGAGAGGGTGGCTGGAGAGCAGGATTCTAGTCAGTGTCACAGTGTCACAAGCTAGCTTCATTTCTTTGGGATTCAGCCCTCATCCACAGAATAAGAGGATCCAGTGAACTTTTAATACATTCCTCCTCCTCACATTCTGCACCCACGATGATTTCCATTTGAATGGGGAGGGGTGCACCTGGGACACAGGGCTATGTGGGGTTGCTGTGTTCCACTGCATTTAGACCTCAGGGTCCATTAGCATTTTCACTTCAAGACTCTTGTGTCAAACTGAACATTGCATTTCTCTGCAATTTTTGTTTCAAGCCAGAAACTTATAGGAggtattctttttatatatttacatttactcCTATTAATAAGTCAATAAGTGGTTCAGAAATATCATTTATTGGTTTATAATTAATATCTAATATCTCTGAATCTTTGGGTAGACCTATTCTAGATATAATGAATCTATAAGTTATAATTTCACATTCTTTAGCAACACTTTTGATTTCTAGATTCTACTTCTGACTTAATTAGGTTTTCTACAGTATGTCTTTCCTGTGGGTCAAATAAGTGTCTGTCAGAGTGTCTGGTATGCAGTAGGCATTAAATATCCAGAAAGACTGAGTGATGGACTAGCAGGAATATGGAGATGCATTCTACCATTAAGCGGCTGAGGAAATTGAACCAGTTGCTTAACATTTCTGTGCCTCAGCGTCTTCACATTTAGAATAAGAATTCGGCTTTGTGACCCAGAAAACACTATTCTGGCACTCTGAGCCTACGATTCCATGAAAGAAGGAAGCAAATGCCATTTTGTGGTATGAGTACTTGACCGTTTGTGGAATTGTGGTCACCTAGGGATTTTCAAAATTATTCGCTAGGATGAATAATTTCAAAGTTGTTAGTTTTTAGTCAAATGGAAACATCACTCACCAAGGATTCGGTGGTTATCCTTTTTAACGCAATGAGAAAGGCTCCAGACATAATGAACTGTGGGAGAGAATAAATATCTTAATGAGGGCCATGGTTAGCTGACATTGAAGAGTCCTCACGGGATGGGTGTCCACACATTCCCTTTGCATCCTCCTCCTGAGTTCACATGGTCTTTCCAGGCCTGAGAAGGGGAAGCTGTCTGGATGACTGTCCACACAGGACAAAGGACAAAAACACTGCACTGGACATTGGCTCCAGGCTTTGCTACTTATTTGAGCATGAGATTTTCTTTTAACCTTATGGGACATTAAGCTTTCTCACTCATCTTCCTTTTACGGCTATTGTGGACTCAGCTTTGCTGTCATGACACACTAGGTGTCACATCAACTTATCACCAATAAGATCCGATTCCATCTTTCTTATAACCTAATCTGGGGTTGGTAGCTAATATGCTGTTAattctgaacaaaaaaaaaatcccaagaattTTCATGAAGGTGAGCCAAATATGGTAGCATTATTGTCCAGTGGAAACTTCCAATCCCATCACAGCCCACCCATGTTTAAGTTTCTAGTCTCCTTGCTGGCAATTCTCCACCCCCCTCCCTGCACTCTCACCCTCTGTGCTAAACTCTTGCAGTTCATAGAATACACAATGCTCCCCACACCTCCAGCCTTTTGCATTTATTTCCCCCTTGGCATGCAACAAGACACTCCTGTCCCTTGCTCCCGAAGCCCTGGATATACCTTCATCATCCTTTAAAACTCAGACTGGAAGTGGCTCTGGACAATGTCCCTTATGCTTTTAGATGCTTTTCCTATGACCTCTGTCATCGCTCATCACTCCATGGTAATTTGTCTGACTCTCCACTCACCTGGGACCTTGAGATTGGGGACTGCCTGTATGAGCAaccctgccacagtctggctgggcacaaatgccgcagtacttggctaatggctcccagcacaacCCCTAGACTCCACCCATTCTCTGGTGCTAATTAGATGCTAAAGTAACGTTTATTGAATGTGGTTAAATAGATCCTCCGTGctcccctctctgcctctccaTTTATCTAAGGAGGAAGTTGTTCCTTTGCCTCTGCTTACCCGAGTACTTCCTATACCTGCGTGAGATCATATATTCATACTACTTTCATATGATCGGTGGTCAAGTTTTCTCCCTGGCCTGGACTGGGAGCCCTTTGAAGGACTCTCATTGTACTAACCTTTGGATCCTTGTCTTGCTCTATGGATCTACATTATATTAGCaacaaattttgaataaattaatgaacaaataaacaactaCAAGGCCCAAAGAAATTTCCCCAGAGGAATTTCAAGACTTCAAGCTGGGAAAACAGTAATTCTGGTAATTTAATGGGGAAGTAATTTCataaaggctattttttttcttggtcataCTTTTCAAAGCCCACTATACTCctgaatgtattttatttcataactAGGAATTCCCTGCCATCCTGGGTGTCATGGCTTCAAATTGAACTTGATTGATTATACTCACCAAAGCAGAGCCCCAAAATGGGTATCCTGAAAGAAGTATAAAAGGAAACCTTGGGTAAGGAGGTACcaaggtgaaaagaaaaataattccaaaagaaaagtttatgATTCCAATCAGGATCTGAGTAGCCTGTAAATGAGGGAAAAATCATAGTGAGAAAAAAACCAAAGTGATGGGTTTCCCTTCTACTTACATCTTCCTTTGATTAAAAAGATTTGGCAATTTACCTTctcttatgaaaaaataaaagaatagtcaAAGTCCCTTTATGATGCTCACAGGTATGTGCTTAATTCTTCTGTGATATTTGGCGATTAGGAAAATGATCTAAGTCAATGTTCCTGAAAATGTGACCTATGGATGGCAACCTCAGCATCTTTTGTGAGCCAGAAATGCAAAGTGTCAGTCTTATCCTGTACTTATCAGAATCCCCAGGAGGAAACCAAGAAACCTGTGTCTTCATAAGCTGTCCGACTCCTTATCACATATGAGTGAATGTTGGAGGAGCACTCATTCTAAACTGCAGCACCAGCCTGTTTCAGGGAGAAGTGGACTGTCAGAAAACCCCTGCCTATGACCCATGCTCAGCCTGATGACGTACTGTCCCCCTCCCAGGCCTACAGCTCTCTTGGactctgtattttgttttgttttccctcctGTGCCACACTTGTGATGCAATGCAACACCAAGCAGCAGCTTGACAAGTGGTAGGGAAGACCGCGAAAGTGACATAAAGAACAGAAACTATGGCATAAAGAGCAGGAGTCTGTGTCCTCTGCCCTCTTTTACTTTCAGTCCACCTTCTCAGTCTGAGTGATCTCACTTGCTGCCATAGCAACTATCACTTTTAGTAGAGCCCTAAGTGAGAACATTTTCATGAAGCCTGGAcccacactttttaaaatcatagctTTATAGCCATACgcagtagttgggttcatcctgacaaactcgtCCATGAATGGAATTAGACTTCAGTTCATGAtgtctccatttccctcccccttctctctccccttccttgttccttttcctctactagACTAGATTTCTTTtcactcatctattaatttatatttggttctttttacttatgcataaaggtgaaattccctgtggtatacttatatgtgcacatattaagatttttaaagaattcattcttcattgcctcccctttcccatccctccactCTGCTTCTCCATCTCCTTCTACATTACTGATCTGCCCTTTATCTTTATGTcatctcccttcctctttcctttattttactctagcttctgcatatcagagaaaacatgcaacctttgaatttctgagtttggctaattttcctttagcatgatattctccactttCTTCCATTTACTGGTAagtggcataatttcattctttgttatgGCTGACTAgaactccattgtatatgtataccacaatttcttaattcattcatttatcgaCAAGtacctgggttgattccataatttagctattgtgaattgtgctgttataaacattgaggtggctgtgtcacCATAGTATGCCAATTTCAGATCTTTTGGAAAGATATGaaggagtggggtagctgagTCACCATGGTAGATCCATCCCTAGGTTTTGAGAAATCTTCATCCTCCTTTCCAGAGTGGTCACAGTAATCTGCAGCCCtaaaaacaatgtaaaagtgtaccttttcccccacaatactaccagcacttattattgtttttattcttgatcctgacattctgactggagaaagatgaaattttagtgcatttttgatttgcatttccctggtgatagagatgttgaattttcttttctttctttttcttctttttcttttttttaaaatttgttagccatttgtgtttcttcttttgagaagtttctcaaaaagtttagttcttttgcccagttattgattgggttatttggtttgttttttggtgttaagttttttgagttctttatatattctgccCATATTAATCCTCTATTagaggagtagctggccaagattttctcccattctgtaggctctctcttcacactcttaataattttctttgctctgcagaagctttggtaagtttaaaaaaatactgggtAAAGagaaccccagcccttttattccATTTTTGGGAGTGAGCTCTTTTAGGAGGACACATTCTGACTTCTTAAGACCGTAAGTATTATAGAGGCAAATACTGCTCTTATTATAGGAATCTGGGAAGTTCATTCACCTCAATAGCCACCACTCATTCATCTCAATTATTAAGATTTTCTAACAGGCTTTCCTGCACCCATCTTCTTTTTCCACGTGTTGAGTCAGtgctaaaataaaattccagaacAACTCCAAATTATATTACTCTTCAGAATTGTTTGAATAGTTAACTCCTGAATCCTGTGGGCATTAGATTCACTCAGAGAAATGTTTTAAAGATAACAGATTTCTAGTATTCTTCCTCCTCAAAAATGTGGGTCAATGGTTCCACAATGAGGCACAGGAAATTGTTATATACTTTATAAAAGAAGCACTTTTAGTAGTTTCAGTAATTTTATAGGTTGGAAACTAATTGTCTATATTATCAAATCTCATAAAGAGGGAACATATAATTATTGAATATTGGGTCTTCAAAGTACCTTCatggttgcttttgtttttatttattttttttattttttaagtattatttcatgtccagcacagtggctcatgcctgttatcccagtaggttgtgaggctgaggcaggaggatggtgagttcaaagccagcctcgccaccttagcaaggccctaagcaattcagcaattgtctccaaataaaataagaaataaagagctggggatgtggctcagtggtaagtgcccctgaggtcaatccctggtaccaaaatac
It includes:
- the Ms4a5 gene encoding membrane-spanning 4-domains subfamily A member 5, with protein sequence MNSRDTHSPVFLVFPPEINQPEYHENVLSATTYASQNLLQKLLTSKLKILGATQILIGIINFSFGIIFLFTLVPPYPRFPFILLSGYPFWGSALFIMSGAFLIALKRITTESLVMSRVMNFLSEVAAAAGIILLTFGFLLDRNYICGYSPEGIRCGEITALLVVSMLLLHIFTIIF